The genomic interval GAAAAGATCTTCGAGATGGCGAAAAAGAAGGCGGAAATCAAGAAGTCGGTGAGCATCCATAGCCTTCGACATGCCTTCGCAACCCATCTCCTGGAGGCAGGTACAAACATCAAACACATCCAATTTCTCTTGGGCCACAAGAGCGTTCGAACAACAGAGATCTATACTCAGGTCAGCCAAGTCCGTCTTACCGAAGTGGCAAGTCCCCTCGATCTCCTAAACCTCAAAAAGAATTAGGCGTTTATACGCCCGTCGCCTATCCTGGGGTTTTCGGCGTTTATACGAAATTCGCCAGTGCAATTTCTATTTTACACTCAGATAGTTTGAGTTATGCGAAATGCCTGCAAAACTTGATTTTAGAATTAAGTTTTGAGAGATAAAGAAATCGGAGAGAATGATAAAAAAGGCTGGCAAAATACGAAAGTATATCGTATCATAGATCGTATGAAAGTTACAGCGATTTTGCCCGATGATTTGATAGCTGAAATTCAGAAATATTCTGGCGGGAAGAATATTACAGATTCGCTACAAAAGGCACTTTCTGAATGGTTAAAGCAGGCAAAAATTAAGAAGTTAAATCAGAAATTAGATAAATCACCATTAGCTTTTCAGAAAGGATTTAGCAGTGAAAATATACGAAATCTAAATCGAGATAGATAATGGTATTAGTTGATACTTCAATCTGGATCGAGTTTTTCAAAAGAAATGAACCATATTTTAGCGAACTAAGAGATTTAATAGAATCTTCTGAAGTTATTGTCCATGAAGTAATCTTTGGAGAACTTCTGCAAGGTTGTAAAAGTAAATCAGAGATTTCATTTATATTAGACTATTGGGAAAATTTAAATACTTTAACATCAGAGAATAGTTTTCTTGAAGCAGGTAAACTATCCTACGAACAGAAGTTAAAGGATAAAGGCGTTGGTCTAATTGATTCAGTAATAATTAATGAAGCAACGAAAAGAAACCTGAAACTTTGGACCTTGGATAAGAAAATATTAAAAGTTTTAAATCCTGAAAAGATTTATCAGTCGAAACAATAGCAGGCACTTCGCATAACTTCGGCTTCTCACTGCGTTCGCGACTCACGGTTCCCGCTCGCGCTCACTCCGGCCTTCGGCACATTCGCTTTGACGTTCGGCTTGTAATCGCTCACTAAGGTTCGCTCAAGCCTCCGTCAATCCCTTCGCGACAAGCGCTTCGGGAACGCGAACGTCGAGAAGCCTCTTTCGTTAGCCGCCATTTGCCCGGGGATGACGGTAAAAGGCGCGGGGACGAAGCGGGGCAAGGGGAAATTCCGGATTTGTTCTTCTCTACTATACTCACTTGATTCTAATCCGGAAATTAAGAAAGAAGTGTTAGGGTTTTTCTGTGTTGGTCTTTCCTTCCAGGAAAAACTTTAAAGTTCAAAAGTTACTATTTCTGTAATCAATGTTTCTTGAGCCCCCAGCAGTCCCCGCGATGCAATTTGATATTGATTGGGCAAACAGCGGCTAACTAAAGCTTGCCGCTTCGTTCGCCACTCACGGTTCCCGTTCGGGACTCACTTCGGTCTTCGACACATCGCTTCGCGAACTTGGCTAATTAGAAATAGAAGAGATTTTCAGAAATAGAAGTTCGCGACCCTGTCGCGCAGAAGCGCTCGGGGACGCGACGTCGGCAAGCTTCTGTCGTTAGCCGCCATTTGCCCGGGAGATGACGGAAAAAGGCGCGGGGACGAAGCGGGGCAAGGGGAAATTCCGGATTTGTTCTTCTCTACTAGACTAATTTGATTCTAATCCAGAAATTAAGAAAGAAGTGTTATTGCTTTTCTGTATTGGTCTTTCCTTCCAGGAAAAACTTTAAAGTTTAAAAGTTACTATTTCTGTAATCAATGTTTCTTGGGCCCCCAGCAGTCCCCGCGATGCAATTTGATATTGATTGGGCAAACAGCGGCTAACTAAAGCTTGCCGCTTCGTTCGCCACTCACGGTTCCCGTTCGGGACTCACTTCGGTCTTCGACACATCGCTTCGCGAACTTGGCTAAGTAGTAATAGAAAGGATCTTCAGAAATAGAAGTTCGCGACCCTTTCGCGCAAAGGCGCTCCGGGGACGCGACGTCGGCAAGCTTCTGTCGTTAGGCGAACATTTTTGCCAAGGCTTCTCCGATTACTTTCGCCGCGTCCATGCGGCGATTTAAACCGAGATTTTGTAAGGATTTAGAGATTGACAATACCCTATTAAATAGGGTTAATTGATTTATTGAAGAGAATATTCATTCACCTTCCAGATTTCGATCTATTTTGGAAGAAAGCCGGACTTGAAGATAAAGAGTTAAAGGAACTTCAAGAGTTTCTTTTAGAAAATCCAAAATACGGTCCAGTAATTAAAGGTTCTAACGGAATCAGAAAGATACGATGGAAAAAGAAAGGAATCGGTAAGAGTGGTGGAATTCGAGTCTTTTATTTAGATATTGAAGAATTCTCAGTATTATTCTTAATAACACTTCTTGAAAAGAACGATAAAGAAAATCTTTCAAAGAAAGAACTTACGATCTTAGCGGATTTAGTAACTTCTCTAAAAGAATTAATTCAATCGAAGAGAGAACGACATGAAAAAAGAAAGTAGCAAACTATTTAATAGTCTTTCTAAAGGACTTAATGAAGCAATTGAATACACAAAAGGCAAAAAAGTTCCTGGTGTAAAAGAGCAGATTATTGAGATTCTGAAATTACCAACATTTAAAGGTAAAGAAATTAGAAATATCAGGACCAATTTACATCTTACTCAAAATACTTTCGCTCAAGCATTAGGTGTCTCTGCTAAAACAATTGAAGCTTGGGAATCGGGAAAAAACATTCCGCAAGGTCCAGCTCAGAGAATGTTGTTCATTCTTAAAAACAATTCTAAAGCATTAAATATTTTAGGAATTAAAAACTAAAAACGCCATCCTTGGCGTAATTTGTTTGTGCTTCGGCAAAAACATCGCCTAACTTCGGCTTCTCGCTTCGTTCGTCACTCGCGGTCCCGCTCGGACTCACTACGGGCTAAAGCCACATTGCTTTGTCACTTCGGTTCGCGAGACGCGCCTAAGGGCGCTCGAACCTCGTTCCAACCGCGTCGCGCACAAGCGCTTGCGGACGCAACGTCGAGAAGCCTCTGTCGTTAGACGAAATTCTGCAAAATTTCTTTTCAAGGTAACTTATGCAATGTCCTCACTGTTTACATCAAACAACGCCAGAAATAAACGAAGAACGTATTGATACAGATATCAAAGGAGATTGGATTTTTCAGAGCTTTGTTTGCCCAAACGAAGAATGCAAAAAGATCGTCATTTATATATTATGTGGTAAAATTTACGGACATTCTGGCGGCTGGTCTATAAAGGAAGTAAAGTTTAAAGAATTAATTTATCCTCGAACCGTTTCAAGGAATTATTTACCTTCTGAATTAATTCCGTTAAGCCTTTTGAATGACTATCAAGAAGCTTGCAATGTTTTAAATGTTAGTCCCAAAGCGAGCGCCGCACTTAGCAGACGTTGCTTGCAAAATCTACTTCACAACTATGCGCAAATAAAAGGAAAATCATTGGATGATGAGATTAGCAAAATTATTTCATCAGGAAGCTTGCCAACGTATATCGCAAATAGTATTGATGCAATTCGAAACATTGGAAATTATGCAGCTCATCCGAAGAAGAGTATTAGCAGCGGTGAAATTGTTGATGTGGAAATCGGCGAGGCAGAATGGAGTATTGAAGTATTAGAAACGTTATTTGACTTTTATTTTATTCAACCTTCTAAATTGGCTACTAAAAGAACAGAATTAAATAAGAAACTTTCTGATATGGGAAAGCCGGAGATGAAATAAGAGCAGAACTTCGCCTAACTGCGGCTTCTCACTGCGTTCGCGACTCACGGTTCCCGCTCGCGCTCACTCCGGCCTTCGGCACATTGCTTTGTCACTTCGGTTCGCGGGACGCGACTAAGGTCGCTCGAACCTCGTGCCAACTCCATCGCGCACAAGCGCTCGGAGACGCAACGTCGAGAAGCCTCTTTCGTTAGCCGCCATTTGCCCGGGGATGACGGTAAAAGGCGCGGGGACGAAGCGGGGCAAGGGGAAATTCCGGATTTGTTCTTCTCTACTATACTCACTTGATTCTAATCCGGAAATTAAGAAAGAAGTGTTAGGGTTTTTCTGTGTTGGTCTTTCCTTCCAGGAAAAACTTTAAAGTTCAAAAGTTACTATTTCCGTAATCAATGTTTCTTGAGCCCCCAGCAGTCCCCGCGATGCAATTTGATATTGATTGGGCAAACAGCGGCTAACTAAAGCTTGCCGCTTCGTTCGCCACTCACGGAATCCGTTCGGGACTCACTTCGGTCTTCGACACATCGCTTCGCGAACTTAACTAAGTAGTAAAAGAAGAGATTTGCAGAAGTAGAAGTTCGCGACCCTGTCGCGCAGAAGCGCTCGGGGACGCGACGTCGGCAAGCTTCTGTCGTTAGACGACAGTTTTTAAATGTCCTTTTGTAAGGAATGTCTTTAGATCCAAGCCCAAGTCGATGATTTTGGCTTTTATTTATGTCGAAAGGAGAGCCTCTTTTTGATTGACAAATTTTAATGTAATTACATAGTAATTACTATGAAAGCTTCAGTTGTAAAAATTGGAAATTCGAAAGGTATTCGGATTCCTAAGGCAGTTTTAGAAGAATGTCATATTGAAGAAGAAGTAGATTTACTAATCGATAATAATAAACTAATTATTGTACCTCTAAAATCGAAACCGAGAGAAGGTTGGGAAAAACAATTCAAGACAATGTCATCTAATAAAGATGATAAATTACTCATTCCTGATTCAATAGATCTATCAGACAAGGATTGGGAGTGGTGATTTCTCAATACGAAGTATATTTAATAAATTTGGATCCAACGGTCGGACACGAGATAAAGAAATCAAGACCTTGTGTAATAGTTTCGCCTAATGAAATGAACAAGGCTATTGGCACAATAATTATTGCACCAATGACTACTAAATCACGATCTTATCCAACAAGAGTTGAACTGACATTTCAAGGAAAGAAAGGTTGGGTGGTGCTAGATCAAATTCGAACTGTAGATAAAACGCGTCTGGTAAAAAAGTTAGGAAAAATAGATCCCAAAACAGTTAATAAAATGAAACTGATTATAAAGGAAATGTTAGTTGATTAGCATTCCAATCAACTTGATAAAAACCGTCGTCTAACTTCGGCTTCTCGCGGCGCTTCGGGATTGCTATCGCAACCCTCGCTTGGCCTTCGGCACATTTGCTTTGTCACTCGGCTTGTGATCGTTCGCTAAGGCTCACTCAAGCCTCGCGCCAATTCTTCCACGCGTTTAGCGCGCTCCAGAAACGCAATCGTCGAGAAGCCTCTTTCGTTATGCGCCATATTTCAATAAAGTCTCTTATTAATAAATAATTTAAGGTAATTAAGTAAATGTCTACAAAAACTATTGTTCTGTTTAACCATAAAGGTGGCGTTAGTAAGACAACTTCAACTTACAACATTGCATGGAAATTAACGGATCTAAATAAAAAGGTCTTGCTCGTTGACGGAGATCCACAATGTAATTTATCTAGCCTTATCATTGGAGATAATTTCGAAGAGTTTTATGAAGACGAGCGAACAAAATTCAATAATATTAAAGATGCGGTGAAGGTTGCATTTGAAGGGAAGCCGAAGCCTATCTCCTCTATAGATTGTGTAACTCCTCCGGCCAATTCAAATCTTTTTTTAATTCCAGGACATCCTAATTTATCCGAATACGATCCGTCGCTTAGCCTGGCGATGAATAGCAATAATGCGATAACAACCTTGCAGAATTTGCCAGGTGCTTTCGAAGAACTAATCAAATTAACCTGCGCGAAGTACAATGTTGACTATGTATTCATTGATATGAATCCCGGTCTAAGCTCATTAAATCAAGCCTTCGTAATGTCTGCCGATGGTTTTATTATTCCAACAAATCCTGATCCGTTTTCGATCATGGCGATACGAACCTTAAAATCTATATTGCCTAGATGGAAGCAATGGGCTAAAAATTCGAGTCAACTTTTCAAAGATGCATCTTATCCTATCCCGGAAAAGGAAATCAAATATATAGGGCATCTCATCCAAAGATTTTCGCTTCGAAAAGGAAAAGCTGCTCGTC from Leptospira stimsonii carries:
- a CDS encoding DUF2191 domain-containing protein → MKVTAILPDDLIAEIQKYSGGKNITDSLQKALSEWLKQAKIKKLNQKLDKSPLAFQKGFSSENIRNLNRDR
- a CDS encoding PIN domain-containing protein, which translates into the protein MVLVDTSIWIEFFKRNEPYFSELRDLIESSEVIVHEVIFGELLQGCKSKSEISFILDYWENLNTLTSENSFLEAGKLSYEQKLKDKGVGLIDSVIINEATKRNLKLWTLDKKILKVLNPEKIYQSKQ
- a CDS encoding type II toxin-antitoxin system RelE/ParE family toxin; this encodes MKRIFIHLPDFDLFWKKAGLEDKELKELQEFLLENPKYGPVIKGSNGIRKIRWKKKGIGKSGGIRVFYLDIEEFSVLFLITLLEKNDKENLSKKELTILADLVTSLKELIQSKRERHEKRK
- a CDS encoding helix-turn-helix domain-containing protein translates to MKKESSKLFNSLSKGLNEAIEYTKGKKVPGVKEQIIEILKLPTFKGKEIRNIRTNLHLTQNTFAQALGVSAKTIEAWESGKNIPQGPAQRMLFILKNNSKALNILGIKN
- a CDS encoding DUF4145 domain-containing protein codes for the protein MQCPHCLHQTTPEINEERIDTDIKGDWIFQSFVCPNEECKKIVIYILCGKIYGHSGGWSIKEVKFKELIYPRTVSRNYLPSELIPLSLLNDYQEACNVLNVSPKASAALSRRCLQNLLHNYAQIKGKSLDDEISKIISSGSLPTYIANSIDAIRNIGNYAAHPKKSISSGEIVDVEIGEAEWSIEVLETLFDFYFIQPSKLATKRTELNKKLSDMGKPEMK
- a CDS encoding AbrB/MazE/SpoVT family DNA-binding domain-containing protein; amino-acid sequence: MKASVVKIGNSKGIRIPKAVLEECHIEEEVDLLIDNNKLIIVPLKSKPREGWEKQFKTMSSNKDDKLLIPDSIDLSDKDWEW
- a CDS encoding type II toxin-antitoxin system PemK/MazF family toxin, producing the protein MVISQYEVYLINLDPTVGHEIKKSRPCVIVSPNEMNKAIGTIIIAPMTTKSRSYPTRVELTFQGKKGWVVLDQIRTVDKTRLVKKLGKIDPKTVNKMKLIIKEMLVD
- a CDS encoding ParA family protein, with protein sequence MSTKTIVLFNHKGGVSKTTSTYNIAWKLTDLNKKVLLVDGDPQCNLSSLIIGDNFEEFYEDERTKFNNIKDAVKVAFEGKPKPISSIDCVTPPANSNLFLIPGHPNLSEYDPSLSLAMNSNNAITTLQNLPGAFEELIKLTCAKYNVDYVFIDMNPGLSSLNQAFVMSADGFIIPTNPDPFSIMAIRTLKSILPRWKQWAKNSSQLFKDASYPIPEKEIKYIGHLIQRFSLRKGKAARPYQDRISEINKTIEEELVPELRNHNMLVDDDKLQSNDIHNHCLAEISEFGALLQKSHEHSIPVFSLSDAQLSSTGPILEQLIASRERFNNIFLKIANTIISCV